In a genomic window of Gouania willdenowi chromosome 11, fGouWil2.1, whole genome shotgun sequence:
- the LOC114471892 gene encoding uncharacterized protein LOC114471892, translating into MNSKSLQSASTLKSHSDAAAGPEEESHVSQISGGCSDISDEVGCTKGILKINQSEKKSGHLGFKKQETIRDSIEITEAKFKKTEGSNAVRKKVRWLHLEEEAQKQNSNKSAEFIQLRNDYEDHQPLATTPPGAPRLADSTASHRTKNTLTDVEVQVSLVLDETNEVTVPQDCNRRAGLEVPRREHAAAARAFPVSSTTPKRILVRPQSAAELSRIAKSKGKCMIPRLPPRTRAVKGWTACDPKAPYGAAQASYVTPADRSHAAYAPLPSAFTPTFSEDNSKTPHTSLHQDAHSRARETSSKKLQLTPTDEEVTQLWQGLRRGLTPKEGSDLESVETQRQPVIDISFEEQEILLSLERLNRELQCVQKRCFVPTPSCKGDVKGVLNQRQTSSANHRPPARKKV; encoded by the exons ATGAACTCAAAATCGCTACAAAGTGCGAGCACGTTGAAGTCACACTCGGACGCTGCTGCTGGTCCTGAGGAGGAATCACACGTGAGTCAGATTTCAGGGGGATGTTCGGATATATCGGATGAGGTCGGGTGCACTAAAGGAAtccttaaaataaatcaatctgaAAAAAAGTCAGGACATTTGGGCTTTAAAAAACAAGAGACAATAAGGGACAGCATTGAAATAACAGAAGCAAAGTTTAAGAAAACAGAAGGCAGCAATGCAGTGAGAAAGAAGGTTCGTTGGCTGCATTTGGAGGAAGAGGCTCAGAAGCAGAACTCCAACAAGTCGGCTGAATTTATTCAGTTAAGAAACGACTACGAGGACCACCAGCCACTTGCGACCACACCCCCAGGAGCTCCCAGGCTTGCAGACTCCACGGCTTCTCACCGTACAAAAAATACCTTGACAGATGTCGAGGTTCAAGTCAGCTTGGTCCTAGATGAAACAAATGAGGTCACGGTGCCACAGGACTGCAACAGGAGAGCTGGCCTTGAGGTCCCCCGGAGAGAGCATGCCGCCGCAGCCAGAGCATTTCCTGTTTCCTCCACAACACCAAAGCGCATTCTGGTACGACCTCAATCCGCCGCCGAGCTGAGTCGGATTGCCAAAAGCAAAGGGAAGTGCATGATTCCCCGTCTACCACCTCGAACGAGGGCGGTGAAAGGATGGACAGCATGTGATCCAAAGGCTCCATATGGTGCGGCTCAAGCATCATATGTAACCCCAGCAGACAGAAGCCATGCTGCATATGCACCTCTACCATCAGCATTCACCCCCACATTCTCAGAGGACAACTCTAAGACCCCACACACCTCGTTACACCAGGACGCCCACAGCAGAGCAAGAGAGACATCTTCAAAGAAGTTACAGCTCACTCCCACAGACGAAGAGGTTACTCAGCTCTGGCAAGGACTTCGTAGAGGCCTGACGCCAAAGGAAG GGTCTGACCTGGAAAGTGTTGAAACACAGAGGCAGCCAGTCATCGACATCTCCTTTGAGGAGCAGGAAATCCTCCTCTCTCTAGAAAGACTCAATCGTGAGCTGCAGT GTGTGCAGAAACGTTGTTTTGTACCCACTCCATCATGT aAAGGAGATGTGAAAGGTGTTCTTAACCAGCGTCAAACATCTTCAGCTAACCACCGCCCTCCAGCCCGGAAGAAAGTCTGA